Part of the Bacteroidota bacterium genome is shown below.
TCGACAAAAAATGTGATCACTGCCATTAAACTTCGCGGGTTTAACAAAGGAGCAATAAATTTTCAATAAAATACCGATGCAAACGATTAAGGATCACTTTTTCCCGGGTCTAAATGACATTCCCGAAGAATTTCGCATTTCCGAGCCTTTCGAGCAAAAGGAATACCTTATTGGAGGAAAAATCCTTACTTGGGCAGGAGATTATCAGGAAGTATTAAGTCCCGTTTGCCTTCAGGAAGGTGAAAATGTCATACAACAAATCCTGGGGCATTATCCCTTGCTATCGGAGAGAGAAGCGGAGATGGCTCTCGAAGCAGCATGCAAAGCCTACGACAATGGAAAGGGTGAATGGCCGGTAATGAGTGTACAGCAAAGGATTACACACATGGAAGACTTCACGCTCAGGATGCAGCAGAAGAAAAACGAAGTTGTAAAACTCCTGATGTGGGAAATCGGAAAATCCCTGAGTGACTCGGTTAAAGAGTTCGATCGTACCATTGAATATATCCGGGATACTATTGATGCCCTCAAGCAACTCGACCGCAATTCAAGCCGTTTCCAGATCGAACAAGGTGTCATTGGACAGATACGTAGAGCCCCGTTGGGAGTTGTACTCTGCATGGGCCCCTATAACTATCCTTTAAATGAGACATTTACCACCCTGATCCCCGCTTTGATCATGGGAAACACCGTGATCTTCAAACCTCCAAAATATGGGGTACTGCTTCACCGACCCTTAATGGAAGCTTTCCGTGATTCTTTCCCTCCGGGGGTGGTTAACATGGTTTACGGCGACGGTCAAACCATTATCAGCCCGATGATGCAATCCGGACGAATTGATGTTCTCGCGTTTATCGGGTCCAGCCGTGTGGCAAATATCCTGAAAAAACAACATCCGCGTCCAAACAGGCTAAGGAGTGTGTTAGGACTGGAAGCTAAAAATGCGGCAATCGTACTTCCGGATGCCGATATTGATCTCGCAGTAAAGGAATGCCTGCTCGGATCCCTATCATATAACGGCCAACGTTGCACAGCGCTTAAAATGCTCTTTATCCATGAGGATATCCGGGATGTGTTCATAAACAAGTTCACCCATGAACTTGAGTCCCTTAAAACCGGTATGCCCTGGGAGACAGGTGTGATGATCACGCCTCTGCCTTCACTGGATATTGTTGATTATATGAAAACCCTTGTAAATGACGCAACAAATCTGGGTGCGCATGTAGTCAACCCATCCGGTGGAAAATCCGAAATGACATTTTTCTACCCTGCCCTCCTCTTCCCTGTTAACGACAAAATGAAAATTTTCCACGAAGAACAATTCGGGCCGGTTATACCATCCCTTAGTTTCAAGGACATACAAGAACCGCTGGAATACATACAGAAGTCGAATTACGGGCAACAGCTCAGTATTTTCGGAACAGATCCTGGAAATATTGCCAGCCTGATAGACCCCCTCGTTAACCAGGTTTGCCGACTTAACATCAACAGCCAATGCCAGCGTGGCCCTGATACGTTCCCCTTTACCGGACGAAAAGACTCTGCAGAAGGAACACTCTCCGTTTCTGATGCCTTACGCGTTTTCTCCATCAGAACCCTGGTGGCTGCAAAATCAACCGAACTGAACCGCGATATCATTACCCATATCATCAGAGAAAGAGAGTCAAATTTCCTGAGTACGGATTTCATCTTTTAATCTTTATACCATGAAAAGAATTCTGCTATTCATCGCAATATCCTTGCTTCTGTCAGTCACACTATTTGCGCAGGATCGCTCCTCCCTGTATTTCGTCTTCCTGAATACAAATCCTGAAAGAGAAGCATTGAGTGAAGACTCTGTTGCCAGCCTCCAGAAAGGACATCTGGCAAATATTGACAGCTTGTTTAAAGACGGCAAACTGGTGGCCGCAGGGCCCTTTACCGGAGGAGGTGGTATCTTTATCCTGAAAGCAACATCTGCCACCGAACTGGATTCATATTTCAAACGCGACCCGGCCATTCAGGCTAACCGGTTCATCCTGGAAACCCTGCCCATGAAAATCCTATCCGGTAAATTATGCGATGTTCTCGGAGATTATACCATGCAAAATTTTGTCTTTATAAGATTTACCGATTTCCCTATGGATATTGATCTTGGGAAATCATCTCAGGAGATATCCGAATTACACGCTGACCACTGGAGACAAGATAATAGTGATACAAGGATTCTGTTTGAAGCAGAATTCCCGGAGGGAAGCGGAGGAATTATGATCCTCGAATCCGATAATGAGATTCTCGCGGATGAATGGATGCAGGAAGACCCGTATTTAATATATAAAAAATACGCATACGAGATAAAAACAATATGGATTGCAGCAGAAACCTTTTGTAAATCCCAATGATTTGTTGTAATTTTATCAAAAATAAACCGGACTACTATGAAGATCATTTGCATCGGACGCAATTACCTCGATCACGCCAAAGAATTAAACAGTGCCATCCCCAAAGAACCTGTTTTTTTTCTGAAACCTGACTCTGCTCTCCTGATCCGAAACCGACCGTTTTATTACCCCGAATTTTCTCACGATGTGCATTATGAAGTAGAGCTGGTGCTGAAAATCAAAAGGGTCGGAAAAAACATCCTGGAAGAAAATGCCAACACTTATATTGATTCCATTGGCCTGGGAATAGATTTTACAGCCAGAGACATTCAACGTCAATGCATCAAAGAAGGACTACCCTGGGAAGTCGCAAAAGCCTTCGACCGCTCCGCTGTTATCAGCGACGACTTCATCCCCCGGGAAAACTTCAGTAACCTTGGGAAAATAGAATTCCATCTTAATCTGAACGGCATAACGGTTCAAAAAGGAAACTCAAGGGATATGATCTTTAATTTCGCTAAATTAATCGAACATGTTTCACGTTTCATGACACTGAAGATGGGAGATCTGATTTACACGGGGACTCCTGCGGGAGTAGGACCTGTAAAAATTGGCGACCGGCTTGAAGGCTTTATTGGCGCTGAAAAATTACTCGACTTTAAAGTGAAATAACCGACATTTGACCCCGGCTTATCGGAAAATCACTTCCTCAATTACTTGCTTTCCGATTTTTTTGTTGATCGCCCGTTGGATTTTTGATCTTAACATGTTCAATTCGTTTCGGAGTGCTGCCGAATCAAGGCTGACATACAAAATTCGGTTGTGAACGTAAAGATTTTTAGTATGTCTGGCAATCAGCTTCCCCGCTACTTCCTCCCATAAATGTACTACCTCGGTTTCATCCAGTTTTGCATCCAGCCGGTATGCCTGTAAAAGCTCTTTTATAACTTCCCCTAGAGTCTGTTCATTGGTTTTCCTGATCATGGCTTAATTCCCGTTAGGTATCTCACTCGCTTTACCGGCTTCGATCTCATATATCTTATGCTCTATGCGGGCACTTTGAAACAACTTTTCAATTCGCTGCTTTTGTGTGTCCGTAATAAACACCTGCCCGAAATTGTCATTTCCTACCAGTTCAATAATCTTTCCCACACGTTGGTCGTCCAGTTTGTCAAATATATCATCCAGAAGCAAAATGGGTTTGAATCCCTTGGTTTTTCTGGTATAATCGAATTGCGCCAGTTTAATGGCAACCACAAACGATTTTTGCTGGCCCTGGGAACCGAATTTTTTTATCGGATGACCCGTAATACGAAATTCAAGATCATCCTTATGTATCCCTGTGCTGGTATATCGGATCTGGATATCCCTTTCAACCGACTCCTTCAGCAATTCCTCCAGTGAATTATCATGAAGCTGCGAAACATAGCTGATATCCACCTCTTCCTTACCTCCTGAAACAAACTCGAAATAATGCCGAAACACCGGTATGAAATCGGAAAGAAATTCATTTCTTCTCCTGAAAATAAAATCACCGTGCTGGATCATCTTCATATCCCAGATTTCAAGAGAATCTGCATTAAAATAGCGCTTTTCCGCAAAATATTTCAGAAGAGCATTCCTTTGCTGTAATGCTTTATTGTAACTCATCAGGTTTTCCAGATAAATCCGGTCGAACTGCGAAATAACCGAATCAATGTATTTACGCCGGATATCGCTTCCATCGTTAATCAAATCCCTGTCGTAAGGTGATATCATTACCAGAGGAAACAAACCAATATGATCGGCAAGTCTGTCATAATCCTTCTTATTTAACCGGAACTGCTTCTTATGATTAAGTTGCTGAATACAACTTACCATATCTACTTTGCTAATCTCCCTGCTGTATAACCCGTGAATGGAAAAGAAAGACTGTTCATGCCTGATATTCTGTGTATCAACAGGATTAAAATAGCTTTTGCAAAAGGAAAGGTAATGTATAGCATCCAGGATATTGGTTTTTCCCACCCCGTTATTCCCTACAAAGCAGTTTATCTTCGGAGAAAAAGAGAGGTCTGCATCTTCGTAGTTTTTAAAATTACTGATATTCAGCTTTTGCAAATGCATTATGAAAAGGTTCTTATCTTGTCTGCAATTTTTTTCATTAGCCAGGATGGAGTGGAAGTTGCCCCGCTCACACCTATATTATTTTTGCCACTCAATGCAGCGGGATCAAGTTCCGACTCCGAAGAAATCCGGATACTCGCCGGATTGGCTTCACGGCAAACTGTAAAAAGGTATGCCCCATTGGAACTGTTTTTTCCTGAAACAAAAACAACCATATCGTGTGCTTTGGCAAATTTTCGCAGTCCTTCCACCCTGTTAGCGACCTTCCCGCAAATACTTCTGAAGATCACAACATCCTCGTTGTTGCACCTTGCCGTCTTATCTCTGATGATACCGGCAATAGTGCCATAGGCTTCTTTATCCATGGTAGTCTGGGAAAACAACCTGACCGGTTTATTCATATCAATTTTCACCAGATCTTCTATTTTTGACACAACAACAGCCCTCCCCTCAGCATGTCCTTGAAGACCAATCACTTCGGGATGAGCAGCTTTCCCAAATATTACTACCTGACCGTTTCTCTTTTCCATTTCACGGTAAGCTTTCCCGACCTTTTCCTGGAGCCTTATAACAACAGGGCAAGTGGCATCTTCGATAATAACTCCATGTTTGCCTGCATTGCGGTATGTTTCAGGAGGTTCACCGTGAGCCCTGATCAGTACCTTTTCCTCCTCTGCATCGGGAAGTTCCTCGTGATCAATGATCAACAGGCCTTTCCTGCGTAATCGTTCTGTTTCTTCCTCATTATGTACCAGTTCTCCAAGGCATAGCAATCGTCCTTCCTTTTCCAGGATGGATTCAGCACGCTCAATGGCAGCAACAACACCGGGACAAAAACCGGCATCCGGATCTATGTCCACCTTTATACTCATAAGGCATAAAATTACAAATAATAGGATTTGGAAAACCCTTTCGGCTGGAATAATCAAGATGGCAAATTACTTGGCTGCCTTTGCAAAATCAGATAAATTGGTGGTGATTGTAATGAAATTCGGAGATCCTGCCAGGTGGTACCTGGAACGGGAATAGCTAAAATGAAACTTTGAAATGCGTAGCCCAACACCCCAGGATAAGCCTACCGTTGAAGTTTTATTATCTACTTTGAGTTCCTGCCTGCGCTGATAATTGTAGCCAATCCTGAAGCTCAGGAAGTTTGTTATATTAAGTTCCCCACCAATAACAACATGACGCATGGCTTCATCCGCCGCTTTAACAATCCACGAATCTTCTTTCTTTACGCCTGTGATGGGATCTATGCTCTCTTCTTCTTTTACCGGATCGGTGTAACGAAGATCCCAGCGCTCCAGATGATTCAATAAAACCGAAAAACGGAATGGCAGATGCCTTAGCCCGGCCGACATACCGGCTTGAATCTCAAAGGGCAGGAGTTCATTATTGCTGCCATCATATGCCTTAAGTTGATAGCCGATATTCCTGACTATTAAGGATGCTGTAAACAATCCCTCCTCATCAATGTAAGAACCGGCAACATCCACTGCTAGTCCATA
Proteins encoded:
- a CDS encoding DNA replication/repair protein RecF, with the protein product MHLQKLNISNFKNYEDADLSFSPKINCFVGNNGVGKTNILDAIHYLSFCKSYFNPVDTQNIRHEQSFFSIHGLYSREISKVDMVSCIQQLNHKKQFRLNKKDYDRLADHIGLFPLVMISPYDRDLINDGSDIRRKYIDSVISQFDRIYLENLMSYNKALQQRNALLKYFAEKRYFNADSLEIWDMKMIQHGDFIFRRRNEFLSDFIPVFRHYFEFVSGGKEEVDISYVSQLHDNSLEELLKESVERDIQIRYTSTGIHKDDLEFRITGHPIKKFGSQGQQKSFVVAIKLAQFDYTRKTKGFKPILLLDDIFDKLDDQRVGKIIELVGNDNFGQVFITDTQKQRIEKLFQSARIEHKIYEIEAGKASEIPNGN
- a CDS encoding 4-hydroxy-3-methylbut-2-enyl diphosphate reductase is translated as MSIKVDIDPDAGFCPGVVAAIERAESILEKEGRLLCLGELVHNEEETERLRRKGLLIIDHEELPDAEEEKVLIRAHGEPPETYRNAGKHGVIIEDATCPVVIRLQEKVGKAYREMEKRNGQVVIFGKAAHPEVIGLQGHAEGRAVVVSKIEDLVKIDMNKPVRLFSQTTMDKEAYGTIAGIIRDKTARCNNEDVVIFRSICGKVANRVEGLRKFAKAHDMVVFVSGKNSSNGAYLFTVCREANPASIRISSESELDPAALSGKNNIGVSGATSTPSWLMKKIADKIRTFS
- a CDS encoding YciI family protein; translated protein: MKRILLFIAISLLLSVTLFAQDRSSLYFVFLNTNPEREALSEDSVASLQKGHLANIDSLFKDGKLVAAGPFTGGGGIFILKATSATELDSYFKRDPAIQANRFILETLPMKILSGKLCDVLGDYTMQNFVFIRFTDFPMDIDLGKSSQEISELHADHWRQDNSDTRILFEAEFPEGSGGIMILESDNEILADEWMQEDPYLIYKKYAYEIKTIWIAAETFCKSQ
- a CDS encoding DUF721 domain-containing protein produces the protein MIRKTNEQTLGEVIKELLQAYRLDAKLDETEVVHLWEEVAGKLIARHTKNLYVHNRILYVSLDSAALRNELNMLRSKIQRAINKKIGKQVIEEVIFR
- a CDS encoding fumarylacetoacetate hydrolase family protein — encoded protein: MKIICIGRNYLDHAKELNSAIPKEPVFFLKPDSALLIRNRPFYYPEFSHDVHYEVELVLKIKRVGKNILEENANTYIDSIGLGIDFTARDIQRQCIKEGLPWEVAKAFDRSAVISDDFIPRENFSNLGKIEFHLNLNGITVQKGNSRDMIFNFAKLIEHVSRFMTLKMGDLIYTGTPAGVGPVKIGDRLEGFIGAEKLLDFKVK
- a CDS encoding NADP-dependent glyceraldehyde-3-phosphate dehydrogenase, yielding MQTIKDHFFPGLNDIPEEFRISEPFEQKEYLIGGKILTWAGDYQEVLSPVCLQEGENVIQQILGHYPLLSEREAEMALEAACKAYDNGKGEWPVMSVQQRITHMEDFTLRMQQKKNEVVKLLMWEIGKSLSDSVKEFDRTIEYIRDTIDALKQLDRNSSRFQIEQGVIGQIRRAPLGVVLCMGPYNYPLNETFTTLIPALIMGNTVIFKPPKYGVLLHRPLMEAFRDSFPPGVVNMVYGDGQTIISPMMQSGRIDVLAFIGSSRVANILKKQHPRPNRLRSVLGLEAKNAAIVLPDADIDLAVKECLLGSLSYNGQRCTALKMLFIHEDIRDVFINKFTHELESLKTGMPWETGVMITPLPSLDIVDYMKTLVNDATNLGAHVVNPSGGKSEMTFFYPALLFPVNDKMKIFHEEQFGPVIPSLSFKDIQEPLEYIQKSNYGQQLSIFGTDPGNIASLIDPLVNQVCRLNINSQCQRGPDTFPFTGRKDSAEGTLSVSDALRVFSIRTLVAAKSTELNRDIITHIIRERESNFLSTDFIF
- the porQ gene encoding type IX secretion system protein PorQ, with amino-acid sequence MKSIYTYCSALILVFFLNIIPGYSQIGGDNTFEFLNLPNSARVASLGGNFLAIYDHDITLAVNNPSLISPEMNNNIGLSFIDYFSGINYGFAAYSRTFDKIGSFAGTMQFINYGRFTKTDASGIEQGEFTASELALNIGWGRRLHPHFTIGSDVKVIYSGFDEYKSYGLAVDVAGSYIDEEGLFTASLIVRNIGYQLKAYDGSNNELLPFEIQAGMSAGLRHLPFRFSVLLNHLERWDLRYTDPVKEEESIDPITGVKKEDSWIVKAADEAMRHVVIGGELNITNFLSFRIGYNYQRRQELKVDNKTSTVGLSWGVGLRISKFHFSYSRSRYHLAGSPNFITITTNLSDFAKAAK